In Xanthomonas campestris pv. phormiicola, the DNA window GGATCGCCCCGGCGCTGTCGCTGGACCTGGGCGAACGCACCGACTTCGTGCTCCTCACCAGCTACCAGGAACGCGACTACATCCGCCAGCAAGGCCTGCCCTGGGAAGGCAGCGCAGAGGCCAATCCGCACGGCAAGATCGACCGCTCGCTGTTCACCGGCGAACCCACCCAGCCGCCGTACCACAGCCACCAGAGCCGCATCGGCTACGTGCTGGACCACCGCTTCGACAACGGCTGGACCCTGCACCATGCGGCGCGCTGGCAGGCATTCGGCCTGGACGGCTTCGTCATCGCCAACAACGGCCTGGCCGCCGACCTGCGCACGCTGCGCCGCACCGCCACCGACCAGCACTACGACGGACGCACCTGGGTGCAGGACACCTACCTGCAGCGCGGCTTCGCCACCGGCGCCTGGCAGCACACGCTGACCGTCGGCGTGGACGCGTTCAAGACCTGGGAATGGAACGTGCAATCCACCTGCCGGGTCGGCACGCTGGACGTGTACGCGCCGGTCTACGGCGGCGCGATCGTCTGCCCGGCCACGCCCAGCCGCGACAACCTCAGCGTGGTCACCTCCGGCGGCCTGTACCTGCGCGACCGCATCCAGTTCACGCCCGATTGGCAACTGTTGCTGGGCATGCGCCACGACCGCAGCCGCAACCTCAGCGAGGACTACCTCACCGGCACCAACACGCGCAACGACGCCAGCGCCACCACCGGCTCGGCCGCGCTGATGTTCGACGCCGGCGGCGGGCTGCACCCCTATGCCAGCGTCGCCACCTCGTTCTATCCCAACGTCGGCACCGACGCGCAGGGCGCGCAGTTCGATCCGGAGCATGGCCGCCAGGTGGAGCTGGGGGTGAAGATGGAACTGGACGCGGGCACCAGCCTGAGCGTGGCGCTGTACGACCTGCGCCGGCGCAACGTGCTGCAGACCGATCCGGTCAACGACGGCTACAGCATCGCGGTGGGCGAACAGCGCAGCCGCGGCGTGGAGCTCAACGCCGCCGCCGACCTGGGCATCGGGGTCAGCCTGTTCGCCGGCTACGCCTACACCGACGCGGTGGTCACCGACGACGGCGGACAGAGCGTCACCACCGTCGGCGACCGTTTGTACAACGTGCCCAAGCACAGCGGCTCGCTGTGGCTGCAGTACGCGCCGCAAGGCGTGGACGACGGCTGGACCTTCAGCGGCGGTGCGCGCGCCGAAGGCGAGAAGACCGCCTACGGCCATCGCATTCCCGGCTACGCGGTGTTCGATGCCGGCCTGGCCTACCGCCAGGGCCATTGGCGCTACGCGTTGAATCTGAAGAACGCGTTCGACCGCGACTACTTCACCGGCGGCCTGCAGCGCGCGGTGGCGTTGGGCGATCCGCGCACGCTGCTGTTCTCGGTGGGCGTGGATTACTGAGCGGTTTGGACACTGCAGGAGCGGTTTCAATTGCGACGCACGGAGCCGTGCAGCTACCGGCTTCGGAAGCAGTCGGGACTGAAAGTCCCTCCCACAGTGCACCCAGCCGGCTCGCCGCAAGCCCCTTGTGGGAGCGACTTCAGTCGCGACGAGCGGAGCCGGAGACCATGCATATTCCAGTGTCCGATCGGGACCGATGGCCTGAGGCCACCTGGAGCGGCTCCTAACAAGCGACATCGTTTGGAGTGAAATACCTCGGCGACAGTCAGCGCTCAGCCCCGTGCGCACGGCTGTGGCGCAGCCGGCGCCTCGGGCGCGACGCATTGGCCGAAGTCGCGCGGCAGGCCGCCGAGCTGACGGCGCTGGCCGACCTGCACGTCGAATTCCTGCAGCATGCGCGGCGCGCACGCGGCCGCCGCTGCGCTGCCGGCGGCTGCGGTGGGTGCCGCGCAGGCGGCGTAGACCTGGTAGTGGCAGCGCCCGCTGCGGCTGTCGATGCAGCGGAACGTGGCCAGCCCGCCGCGGTAGGTGGTGCGGCTGAAGATCACCGCGCCCCCGCGCTCGCTGGTATGCACCACCGTCTCGCGGCTGGCGTTGGTGGACAGGTCGAAGGTGGCG includes these proteins:
- a CDS encoding TonB-dependent siderophore receptor; this translates as MKLLPLPLACLLGMAASPSARAADAADTAQATVLPAVQVRAEAADSGFRSTRPAQSDKSDTPLAQTPFSITVVPRALLDSQQAQTLADALHNVSGVVANTYGRRGWDDLIIRGQTASDSLFVDGLRTASNNRVAEQVFGMQQVEVLKGPASLLYGQVLPGGLVNLVSKRPDATPLRRAELGVGSDGLREGSFDLNQPLSANGKTALRLNGLAMNADDPTDHVYFRSRWIAPALSLDLGERTDFVLLTSYQERDYIRQQGLPWEGSAEANPHGKIDRSLFTGEPTQPPYHSHQSRIGYVLDHRFDNGWTLHHAARWQAFGLDGFVIANNGLAADLRTLRRTATDQHYDGRTWVQDTYLQRGFATGAWQHTLTVGVDAFKTWEWNVQSTCRVGTLDVYAPVYGGAIVCPATPSRDNLSVVTSGGLYLRDRIQFTPDWQLLLGMRHDRSRNLSEDYLTGTNTRNDASATTGSAALMFDAGGGLHPYASVATSFYPNVGTDAQGAQFDPEHGRQVELGVKMELDAGTSLSVALYDLRRRNVLQTDPVNDGYSIAVGEQRSRGVELNAAADLGIGVSLFAGYAYTDAVVTDDGGQSVTTVGDRLYNVPKHSGSLWLQYAPQGVDDGWTFSGGARAEGEKTAYGHRIPGYAVFDAGLAYRQGHWRYALNLKNAFDRDYFTGGLQRAVALGDPRTLLFSVGVDY